The genome window TGCTCGCCCAGCACGCCCGGCTGGTGGCCGCGGCCATTGGAGCGCTTATCCCCAGCTTGCAATGACATCTAGTGGAGCTGTCTTGGGAGGAGCTCAGCGAGCCAGGCCTCCTCCAGCACTCCCTGCGCTTCATTTTCCTCTCGAACCTCCTCTCTAAAGCACGTGGGCAGGAGGCAAGAGGTGGCACCTTATTTCTGAGTCATGGCTGGCCACAGCACAACTTCCCGGGAgccaaaaaaaatcaccttttccaCAGCAACACCGAGTCCCCTCCAGCCCATGCTGCAACTGTGTTTATTCACTTAGTGAATAGCTGAGACTATTATTGTTAGATAGAGTTCTTTACCTCAGGCTTCCCCTCCATCCCCAAAGCACCCCAAAAAGTGGTTTCAGTGTGCCAAATGCTGCTGGTGCAAAGCCAGTAGCTGCTTGGCTGCAGCAACAAACCACACTGAGCCACAGCCAGAGACATGCTGGATCCTCCTCTAAaggcaaggaaggaaaaaaataaacaaatatggTAACcagaagataaaaaccccagtGTGGTAATGAGTAATGTGCAGCAGCAACTTCCCAGGACCCTGTCCCTGCAGATGGTGCAGCATCCAACAGGTTAATGTCAGCCCTGTCCTATTTTAAACATGGAAAAGTGCTGCAGCTTGATCCCACTTCATTCCTGTAAAGATATAATCATAGTCTCTAGAAGACGCAATCATAGTATTTATTCAAGAATTAAGTGTATCTGAAAGTGGCCTAAATTCCCTGTGCAAGAGCTGAGTTGGTGCCTCAGCATCTGACTCGGCACCGCTGCgagtccctggtgtcccctggccagggacacctcacTTTGGGAACAGGGACCTGCAGGAATGGCACCAGCCTCAAAGACCCTGGTAAGTAAGGGGAGAGGCAGGTGAGGAGCACAGGGAAATGATCATCCAGAgaaattctgcattttctgaTACATCTTTATTTAGAGTAAACAAGaagaggcagcacagcaggaatcCTGCACGGATGGGGATAGAATAAGCACAGTTTGAGCCATTGATAGtagaggagggaaagaaaaaacacataaaaaccTCACAAACAAACATCACTTTCCAAAGAGGAGACAGAGCCTGAGATGCCAACAGATCAGGTACCGCTGAGCTGCCTCAAGGTCCCATGGCAGTTACTGAGCAGCGAGGGAGATTCCTATTCCAATCCCCTAAAAAACTTCCTTTGCAGAGCAGGTTTGGGACCTGCTGCTCCCATGGCTGAAGGAGATGGGGTGGGAGGAGGTTAGGACTACCAGCAGCTCCTTTCCCCTCCCatggaaggggctggagaaggagCTCACATGGAGAGAAAGCGCTTTAAATGCAGCCACGGCCAAGGGAGTCATTGTCCCACACTTGAAAACCAATTAAGCAGCAGAGCAAATAAGAGGGGACAGAGTCACCACCATCCCTACTCAGGTGGTGCTGTGGGGTTGTTCCACAGCAGATGATGCAGCAATGTGGTCCAAAGATCTGCTCCAGTCCCCCAAAGCATCCATGGGGCAGCAGTGACACTGAGCCTCTCTCTTGTGTTTCACAGcctggctgaagagcagcaaaatccatctttcaaattaaaattgttcttttgCACCTCAATGTACTAGAGAAGAGCTGATAGATGTCTTCACAAGCAGTTATTGCCTCTCTGTTATCTGCTCTCTCTGTGCCTCTCCCTACCCCTCCTTATAAAAACTGATTCTGACATTGCCCCAGCCTTAGCATGAGGAAGAAATACATGCATCCATATGgatatagatagataaatatagatatattaGAATACCTTTATTACATCAGTAAAACCTGTGTAGTGTCCAGAAATACAGTGTCCTTGGGCTGGCTGTTGGCAACACAGGAATTAAACAGCCAAAATACCCagataaaatagattttaaaagcaACACATGCTGCAAAAGCTTTGGCAGCTGCATCCCTCCTGCAGGGAGGTCAGGCATTGGTTTAGTACCAAGCTcggggtgcccagggctggggctgagccctgtgCTCCTCAGTCAGGCACCACTGGCTGCAGGTGCTCAAGCACACTGCACCCATGCAGGAAAGCTccatggccagcagcagcttccctgccCTCAGACCACTAACCCTGAGGTCTCTTTGGCAGGTTTACATTGCCCCCCTCCCCTGTAGCCCCACCCCTGACCCTGTTACTTCTTGAAGAACTTCTTGTTGAGGAGGAAAATGAGCAGGTTGACGTTGACCTTGGCCTTATCAAACATCTTCATGACTGCTACACCCTCgtactgcagctgcagcaggtcctGTGGAGAGGAGACAGTCACTGCcaccagagctgtgcccagccaggGAAGCTCTCCTCAGTGCCCAGGCACAGGGACCTGGGTTTGCAGTGATGGCAGATGCACAGCAAGGctgcccccagcagctgcaggacaggCTCCACACCTGGTAGTGCAACTGGAAGCACTCCATGTCGATCCCCATGAATTTGGCTTTCACCTGGAACCTGCCTGATTCCTCACAGGGGATGATGTCGAAAATCACGTTCTTGAGCCTGAGAAGACAGAGCCATTCGCTACCAAAAGGGGCTTCACAGTTTTAACACAACCAAGCACCAGGTCACCTACCCAGTGCACCCCATCATcagcacagcagccagagcCACAGCCCCAACCCCACTGCAAATCCCAACTTTCCTGCCTTCTCCTACACAAAACAACTTGCCCCACATGGCAAGACAACAGTGGCCCATGAGCATCCTCCTCCTTGGTTATTTTCTTCTACCTGCCCAAGTTTTCATAGAATTGTGGAATATCCTGAGTcagaagggacccacaaggatcattgagtgCATTAAGTCCAACTTCTGGCCCTGCACTGAATAACCCCAAGCAAGAGCTCCTTCCCTGGAGCAGGGTTACGCACTGGCTGGGTGGCAGGTCCTGGATCTCCAGCAGCACCCCCTTCTCCCACAGCTGGGCTGCTGTGTAGTGCAGCGATGGCAGCTTCTTGCTCTTCCCACTGACCCTGAAAGAGAAGAGACCACATGCTGAGAGCTCATCTCTGGCCATCCATGACCCCCTTGATTCCCAACATCCCCAGGACTCACAACAGAgagcaatgaaaacaaataatgttttttttttaaattactgattTTAAGGAACCGCActtgctgctggctgccaggtTGTCAAGGCAGGTCTTGATGTACTGGTTGTAATAATCAATTTGCTCCTCATAAAACAGAGTTTTAGCATCAAGGCCCTCCAGGGTCTGCCTCAGCTTCAGGAGCTCCCTGCGGCGCTGCTGCCTGTGACGCCGCTGGTTCCGAATGTCCTGGAGGAAACAGCAAATAAATGTCATTATGAGCTTTACCAGAGCAGGACCTCGGGGGGGTTTCGGGGCGGTCCCCAGCTCAGTGTCCCCCAGCACACCTTGGCCAGCTCATCAATGAGCTCCTGGTAGCAGTTGGCAGAGTCCACCAGCCCCAGGCTCTCCAAGCGCCGCAGGTTGCGGATGACCTTGCGCTTCTTCTCCTCCATGGAGAGCCGGCCGTTGGTGGCCAGGGAGCGATGGCGCTTCAGCTGGGCAGAGGTCTGGGCGTCCTGCAGCGCTCGCCGGCACATGAGGTGCTCATGGGCAGCTTCCTAGGGATGACAAGGGGTGAGCCTGGAACACAGCTGGAATGGGATACAGAGATGGAACAACCAAACTCCTTCACCCACGCTTTGATGTGGGTCTCTCCTGGCCCAGAACATgtaattttttctgaaaaccaaAATCCAGTCACTGCTGGATCACAAGAGCAAACCTCTGAGAGGATCAAGGCACCTTTTTGCTGAGAACATTTTTGCCCAAAGTTTTTCATTTAatccccagcagcagccgcaCACATCCCACCTCATGCTCTGAGGCTGGTGTCCACAGGATTTCCGGGAGAGAATCTCCTGGCTGGGACTGGATCAAATCCACCAGCATCTGCTTGGTGCTAGAGACCAGAGGGAGATGTCAGGCATCTGCTCCACACCATCACCCTCCACATAATATTCAGTTGCCTCTCAAATGTTTCTTGCCCACCTTGAGCATCCCAGACCCCAGTACCCTTCCAACACCCCAGTACCCTCCTAATGCCCATGGAGTCCATCCTTACCTCAGCAGCAGGCTCCTCGTGTCACTCTCCTCACTGCTGGCCACTGGCACCAGCTTGTTGGTGAGGGTGAGGGAGATCTCTgttctgctgagctgggagagcACCTGCTCAGCACCACTGTCTCCCAGGCTGGCAACACTCTCCCCTGTGAGGGCAGAGAGAGCCCTGCTAGCTGTGTTGGGCTGGCTTCCCATGCCCAAAGCAATCCAGCTCAAGCTTCCTGCAAGGAAAGTGTGCCCACGTCCACCCTCCTCCCATCAGGGTAGGTGGTAGGACCTGGAATTCAACCTACCAACCAGGGACTGGACTGTAGGAAGCTCATCAAGATCCTCCAGGAGCTCGTGCAGGGGGTCACTGTGGTGTGGTGCAATGGAGTCCTGGTGCTCAAGCAGGAGCTGGACAATGCAAGGGATGAGTCAGTGGCAAAGAGGGATGCAAGGGGAGAGTGAGCAAGGGCCAGTCAGGAGTGATGCAACACCCTTGGCACCCAAGAGGGGATGGAGAAAATATAAGGTTTGCAAAAAGACAAAACTGCAGAATCTAAGTTATTTCTTTgcttagaagagaaaaaaaaaagggtcagGAAGAGGGAAGCTTGGCCAGGAGTGGATAGAGGAATGGGAGGATATGCAGCAGAAAGCCCAggaggtgggagcagagcaAACAGAGCTTGCCATGGGCTTTATGTGCCCTGACCTTGTGCGTGTTGATGAGCTCCCCCACTGTGATGTAGATGACTGGTTTGGCCACTGCCACCATCTCTGAGTACTCATCCATGTTAAACCTCTCTTCAGGCTCAGGGAcgcagcaggcagcagagatgAACCTCCTGCAGGGAGGGACCCCTTTGGtcagccccaaacccccatcACCAGCTCCTAGATGCTCTCCCACCCTCTCGCCATCCTGGGACCCACCTGAACTTGTTGTGGGTGTCCTCCAGGTACTGGTTCACCCCGCAGAGATGGGCGCTCTCCCCCTGGAAGGCCTTGCGGGCAGCAGCGTGCTGCAGCACTTTGGCGATGGACCCCAAGCTGCGGCGCTGGTCAGGGTGCAGGGCCGCCCTGGCTGACACATCCACGACATCAAAGCCATCAGGGGCCACCACTGCCGGGTTCATGAAGCGGTAGTAGAGCAGGTTCCCCACAACCTAAGGCATGAGACAGGCTGGGGGTTGGGGACCATATGGGTTGGGACCCAAGGAGGTGATAGATCAGCAGGGAAGGATGTTTCATCCTTGTGCTGCATGGTAGGACCCTCCTGGAAGAGATGGCAGTGCAGGGAAGTGCCTACTCTTGGCATTTCTCAAGGAAAATGTTGACTTGGAGATGTTTTTAAGAGGATCTGACCTTTCATGGAGGGATATTGGCCCTTTATGGACAGACACAGCTGAACCCCACCAAATCGTGCAGACCCTATGGTACCTTATCGACCTCCTCTGCTGAGGCCTTGGGGAATTTCTCAACCAAGGACATCCTCAGGATTTTGGCCATGTAGCGCATCCCATAGCTGAGAAGAGGTAGGAAAAGGACCATCAGTATGTGGGTCCACCTTGATGACCCAGTCCTAGTACCCATCATCCAAGAAGCATCAAGCCCCCAGCCCGAGTGTGAGAAGAAGTCCATGGGTAGGATtggcagctcagctccctcccccaccctgctgccaATTCAGGCATCTCTGGAGGAAGCTTTCATCCTCTGAGGTGACCACAAATCAGATTCTTCCTGGCAGACATATCAATGTCAGCAGTAAACTCCCCAGAAATGGAGCAGAAAAACAAGCCAGCCCACAAGGCGCTGCTGGTATTTGGGGTTCCCCTTGCAGTAACTcagtcctgcagcagcaaagggGCCAGGAAGCCCCCCATAACCCAACCTCCTTCCTAAGGCCTTCCTAAGACCTTAGAGCCAACAGCACTCCTGGGGTGTGCACACAAACCATCAGGATACTCACGGGATCTTGTCAACAGAAGAGGTGATAGCAGAGACAAACTTGTCTGTTATTGCCAGAAGATTGCGGATAGAAATGTCCAGCCGCCTTTGGACCTCGGGGTGGCTGAGAGCCTGCTCAGGGCTGACCTCATATGGGAGCTTGCTGTGAAGGGAAGACAAGATCCCCATCACCATCCTAATGTCCATCACCCTGTGGCCAAGCCAAGCCCTCTTACCCAGGCTCTGACCTTCTGTGCCCACTCTGTGACTCAGTCTGGTTGATCCACGCCTTGTAGATGTCCACAGGGTCCGTGCGGATGCTGAGAGTCTTGTCCTGCAGGACCTCCTGCACTGGGCCAGCCAGGATGTGCCGCAGGGCGTTCTGCCCACGGATGTTGCGGTAGAAGCTGACCACCAGCCGGATCACCGTGGCATTGCCCGTCAGGATGTCATGAACATGGTCCACCTTGGACCTGGGGACAGAGACAGGGCAGATGGGACGAGGGGATGgactggtgtgtgtgtgttttctccAAGAGAAGGCAGCAGACAGAAGAGATAACAGCATCCAAGCTGATGCAGTTCAGCCTTTCCCTGGGCCTGTCTCCACACCAGGGCACCCATAAACACCCACCTGATCTCTTCCTGCAGCGCCACTttgaagagctggagcagcaggtaaGCCTCCCGTGGGTTGGATGCGTAGTTGTAAAGCGTAAAGATCACCGACTCCATGAATTTGGTGGACTTGTTCTGGGGCATCTGGAAGATCAGCCTGGCCAAGTACACCGGCTGTGTCTGCAGGAAGGAGGGACACCAAGCTAACCCAAGTGCCATGGGGTAGCCAGGGGCCAGgtccctgcactgtcccccaaGCTGTGGGACACACAgcagagccccccagccccacctgcagCAGGTAGAAGAGGTGCTGATAGGCCTCCAGCTTCTGCCGCTTCTCCTTGCTGAGTGACTTGAGCCCCTTCTGCTTGTCCATGGACATCATCTCTGAGAGCTGCTCTTTGTTCTTCTTGGTCAGCTTTTTGCAGTGGGAGACCACCTCCTGTGGCCacacaggcagggagagaagcaCTGGGCTCTGCCTAAGGCTCTGGCATTCTGACCAGTTTGTGGGAGAGCCAGAggcatcccagtgctccccacctcctccctgACCCCTCCAACTGCTTAATAAAATAGCGAAGCAGAGACGAGCCCAAGCTGCGATAACCACAGAGGGCAAGACCGCGTGAGGCGACCAAGTCCTCCCCCACTCTACCTGCAGTGTGATCCTGTTCTTGACCAGCAGCCCAATCTTGATGTCCATGAGGTCCAGGTCGCTCTCCAGCTGCCGGCTGGCACGGATCCTCTtcaccagctcctcctgcagccgcAGCACCTCTGACTCCTCCCAGAAGTCgtgctggctctgctccagcaggtgGATGAAGCGCCGGACGATGCCTAAGGCTGGACTCTTGGTGTGGACTGTGGCAATGCACAGTAATGCCGTGGATGTTTGCAGGTAGATGGAGTAGCCACCTCCACCACAGACCCTCAAGACTGCCAGCATTCACCCAGAcaccccttcctcctcccagaAAAGCATCTCCTTGCAGCACCAGCACGTGGGCCACACTATGCAACAGCCTCCAGGAAGCTCTCGGGGGCAGAGGGGTAGCCCCAGGGCTGATGACCAAAGACCACCAAGGCTCTGTCACTCCGCTCCTTGCCAAGGGGCCACCAGTGGCCTGTCTACAACTGCTTCCCcactgtgcagggccagcaagGGAAGAGGCAGAATGCCCTTCCCAATTAGCCATCGCACTTCAGAGCGGCAATGAGCAGGCACTTACCCAGCATCCTGTAATCCCCACGGGCCTTGTTCGCTCGCACAAAAGCCTGGATTTTAATTATGGCTTTAATCTGCCAAGACAAACAAGGGGGTGGAAGATGCTTTTCCATAGTGTCCTTAACACACACAGGGAGTGAGGGAGAGCTGGACAAGCATATCACTGCCTGGTCCCACTGCCAGGATGAATCAGttcttccagctgcactgcGAGCACTCGGGAACAGGGATCCAACTGCGTGCTCTGGATCATCCCCCTACATCCAACATGGCCCCAGGAGCTGTTTGACTCCTATCCCATCACTTACATTCTGCCTGAAGTAGCGCAGCCTCTCCTGGTACTTTCTCTGTGCCTGCCACATCCTCACAGCTGCCTGGATCTGGGAGAGATATTCCAGCAGTTGGATTCTGGAAGGACATGCTTGGCCAAAGGGAATGGGTGGAGGGGAAAAATCATGAGGACTTCtagaggaggtttaggttggatattaagGAATATTAGGGTAAAaaggctgaagaaaaaaatcttccaaacCTTGATTGCAGCCTCTGTGTTGGATTTCAGGTAGTGCAGCCTCTCCAGGTAAGCTCTGCGCTGCCTGTACCCCCTCCAACAAGCCTGGGCACAAGAAGACACCAGATAGAGAGACCTGTGTGAGGTTGCTGTGATTCCATTCATTTTTCAGGGAGCACATGAG of Poecile atricapillus isolate bPoeAtr1 chromosome 33, bPoeAtr1.hap1, whole genome shotgun sequence contains these proteins:
- the IQGAP3 gene encoding ras GTPase-activating-like protein IQGAP3 encodes the protein MEGAGPGRCERLTADEMDEQRRQNDAYQYLCHLEEAKRWMEACLGEGLPPPTELEETLRNGVLLAKLGHCFAPAIVPLKKIYDPEQTRYKAAGLHFRHTDNINHWRNAMSHVGLPSIFHPETTDIYDKKNMPRVVYCIHALSFYLFKLGLAPPIQDLYGKVNFTEEEINNMKQELEKYGLQLPAFSKIGGILANELSVDEAAVHAAVLAINKAVDRRVVAQTMETLHNPHAMLVGLREELAGAYQEVLHQAKLEKGSNARNRYPQVIPEGEDVYDWCLTQAEIQGNIIKVNVRGALEEVDNALERQDVLALHRALWDPTLALSCLQRDNLELYLEQLSTDREEKALELGYLELLEQEEVQAGILTANRRDEKERAMLQAVSRINAAVHRGMPAETLEALMDPAAQLPDVHAPAALLYQQQLALLQCQHPRGELAQEELFVAVEMLSTVALVNQALDARNPNRLWSSLVSPALGLSGVEDANAQRYFDDLLQLKGQSRKAGAEFLSWNDIQDSINSTNSSVQDENDRAHAVRLVNEALLQADPEKTLAALLLLAPALPDIALPNAPRYHNVLSRARKQKVQTTEDNGAFLCWEEIQEGVFQANQDTVAARSMALGTAAINQAIKEGKASQTLRVLCNPDVALCGVVNACADAYQEQLAALMATKRPAGGMKPSWIRHRLLDGAEYYLNLQTLEGSWQCPHNGSFNTTHLSREEIQLVVTQVTVAHDRECLWASNIALVVRLQARLRGFLVRQQFIARRHILQEQRPAAIRIQACWRGYRQRRAYLERLHYLKSNTEAAIKIQAAVRMWQAQRKYQERLRYFRQNIKAIIKIQAFVRANKARGDYRMLVHTKSPALGIVRRFIHLLEQSQHDFWEESEVLRLQEELVKRIRASRQLESDLDLMDIKIGLLVKNRITLQEVVSHCKKLTKKNKEQLSEMMSMDKQKGLKSLSKEKRQKLEAYQHLFYLLQTQPVYLARLIFQMPQNKSTKFMESVIFTLYNYASNPREAYLLLQLFKVALQEEIRSKVDHVHDILTGNATVIRLVVSFYRNIRGQNALRHILAGPVQEVLQDKTLSIRTDPVDIYKAWINQTESQSGHRSKLPYEVSPEQALSHPEVQRRLDISIRNLLAITDKFVSAITSSVDKIPYGMRYMAKILRMSLVEKFPKASAEEVDKVVGNLLYYRFMNPAVVAPDGFDVVDVSARAALHPDQRRSLGSIAKVLQHAAARKAFQGESAHLCGVNQYLEDTHNKFRRFISAACCVPEPEERFNMDEYSEMVAVAKPVIYITVGELINTHKLLLEHQDSIAPHHSDPLHELLEDLDELPTVQSLVGESVASLGDSGAEQVLSQLSRTEISLTLTNKLVPVASSEESDTRSLLLSTKQMLVDLIQSQPGDSLPEILWTPASEHEEAAHEHLMCRRALQDAQTSAQLKRHRSLATNGRLSMEEKKRKVIRNLRRLESLGLVDSANCYQELIDELAKDIRNQRRHRQQRRRELLKLRQTLEGLDAKTLFYEEQIDYYNQYIKTCLDNLAASSKVSGKSKKLPSLHYTAAQLWEKGVLLEIQDLPPSQLKNVIFDIIPCEESGRFQVKAKFMGIDMECFQLHYQDLLQLQYEGVAVMKMFDKAKVNVNLLIFLLNKKFFKK